In Diadema setosum chromosome 7, eeDiaSeto1, whole genome shotgun sequence, the DNA window TTCTTACCTTTAAACTTGAAACAAGTGTACTTTCTATAGACACTTCCAAATATACAGACATCGTTATGGGAAAACGAGGAAAAGCTACTAATCACTGTGTCACATAGCAGTGAATTCCGAAAATTTAATTTCTTAATTCCGCTATATACGTCAATATACCACTATTTGCGATAATGATGCTAATAAAAAGAGTTGATACAGTATGGCGCATTTCACAATTCCATGCATGTAGTTGATATACTCAGTACCTGTGCTCTTTACAATCTACAGATCAAATTCGCCGTCGTGATTATAATCTTATAGAAAAGGTGCAGTGACATGGGCAGTATATGAAACAATACGACTTATAAGAGTAAGAGAGAAACATGTTTCTAAGGTAAATTTTTAGAATTTTTGGTTAATAATGATTTGCACGTTCATGAACTGACCTGTGTGTCCAAAGTGGCTTTGCATCTAAATCCTGGCACACTTGTAAAACTTTGCCAAATTTAAAATATCTAAGTTTTGCCGGTGTGACCGCAAGCTTCCAGAaaacttctcgcgaaacttcCAACTAAAACTGGCGAAATTTCCTCAACCCCCGAAAATTTCTATATCTCGAAGTTTGACCTAAACATTGAGAGCTTGTCGAGAACTGAAGCTTCTAGAAGTTTGGCCGCCGGTGTGAATGGACGAACAAACTCTGCGAAGTGTTCTTGAAGTTAAACTTCGTCTCGAAGTGTTAAACTTTTGGAAGTTTAATAACGTATCATGAAGTGTTCTCGAAATTAAACTTTCCTAAGTTTTCCAGTGTGACCGCGGCTTTCTTTAATATTCTAACCCTCAATCTCAAGTCTCAGTGGATTTCTCCTGCAGATTTTTGGAAGCCTACCAGGAGAATGAAGTGGAGATGTGGGCACTGACGGGAGGGAACGAACCCACTGCGGGTCTATTCCCCAACTACAAGTGGCAGTGCCTCTTCTTTTCCCCGAGTCTCCAGCGGGATTTCATCAAGCGTGACCTGGGTCCTACCCTCCACGAGAGAGGTCACGGCGACGTCAAACTCCTTATCATGGACGACCAGCGATTCTTGCTGCCTCGCTGGGCCCAAGTGGTAAGCTTGCGTCAATACTGTGATATAGGAACTCAATATGTTTCACTAATCTAGCATGAGTAGCGGTTCAGCTAGTTCCGTGTGAAGTTGTTACATTCAGCCATTATCATTCAACGCTATTAAACTGTGCTGAGTAGGCAATTACTTAGTATGCTAAAACCCGAAGACTTTTAATTTCCTGTTTATACTTGTGTGCgcagactctctctctctctctctctcttctgtcgCACAggtataataataatggttTATGTGTATATGTGCATCTAATAATGTAATATTATGAGGGTGTATTCACACTAATGATTATATCAACAGAGAGAGATATCAATTATCGTCAGCTGCTCTTTTGAGTTGCAAATTGTTGTACgacatttgtaaaaaaaaataaataaataaaataaaatgtactGTTGGACTCTGTGATAAGAAAAATGTAGGCCTCTATAGTGACTGCAATCATATTCACTGTTTCTCTGTGGGATGCGTTCACACAGGTGTTGGAGGATGCGGAGGCCGCGGCCTATGTCTCTGGTATCGGCATTCATTGGTATTGGGACGAGATCGTCGATGCCAGCCGCCTGAACGAGACGCACCACGCCTATCCGGACTACTTCATGCTGGCCACAGAGGCTTGCGAGGGCCATCTGAATAGGGAAGAGGAGGTTATTCTTGGCAGCTGGGAGAGGGGCGAGGCCTACAGCTATAGCATCATTGAGGTTACAATGTCTGATTGCATTGACATGGATTGACCATCATTATTAAGGCaacatcaatgatttttttttaaatagtcttattttacattgttttaCCTTTGGATCATGGATCAAACAGATTACTACTGAggacaaataacaataatactacGACGAAGATCTTTCCGTGCTAGCTCGATCTTctagttgccccccccccccaaaaaaaaaaataataataataaataaaataaaataaaaaaagtaaaaaataaataaaacataaaaaaatgatGCTATAATTAGCCTGCAGCATGACACAAGCTGCGAGATCAAACGGCCTCTATGTTGaccacagaaaaagaaaggcGTTCTTCGAATCTTCACTTTTGCCTTATTATACGTGTCGAAGGCATCATTCGCATTGGGATGTAAATAGAAAGTAATCATGAATGTTGTGTGTGTTATAAGACCCGAAATTCGACATTTCTGTGCGAGATCTTGTCTATACTGTCTTATTGATTAAAGCTTCTGCTaaacaacacatgtacagtttaATGTACATAAATACATCTCATCGTTTTATAGGACCTCAGTAACTGGGTTGCAGGCTGGATCGACTGGAACCTAGCCTTGGACCTGATCGGAGGACCAAACTGGGTGGGGAACTTTGTCGATAGTCCCATCATAGTGGACGCAAAGAACGACGTGTTCTACAAACAGCCGATGTACTACCACCTGGGACACTTCAGGTACTACTTCATGGCATTTGACGACATTTTCCGGTATCGTTGTGACAATAATTAAGTCATGATGATCAAAGGAAATGAATAACGTTTGATTCACTTTACAACACAATAAGACAAAGGAGGTGATATAGGTTGCtgtggaggaagaagaaaaagagaaatactgGTAGTAATGGTAGTTACACTTAGTAGTGGCAGCTGTGGAAAAGCACAACGAGTAGGAATATTTGATAGTAAATAGTAATCCTGCGATCGGTACAGTAATAGCACAGAATATGCTACCCTTGCCACATGACAGACTCTTATCTATTCTCAGGGGGTTTTTTTCGCGATTGTTGTAAGCATCAAGAAGGAAGTTCACTGtaaatcatgattttttataacatgaaataaaaaaaaatgcaaagaaagaaTAACGACGAGCAGAGCAATAACGAcagtggggaaaaaaaccccaactgATTGTCAAACAACATGGAAATAGAGAACTTTTCAAACGGTGATATTCCGCGAAAGACTTATCTTACGCAATTTTTGATCGTCTTCAATAAACATAatacaataaaatgaaagtttgAATGTTCCTGCGATGATTACAATAGATAAGAATCAGTTTTTCCTCCTGTTCCTCAATACTCTCATTCTCTTATAGTAAATTTGTGGTACCTGGTTCTCTGCGGGTTGGATCTGAGGCCGATCAAGACAGACGAGTTGAGCACATCGCTTTCCAGTTACCAGATGGTAACATGGCGCTCGTGGTTCTGAACAGGTGAGATGAGGTCGGATCATGTCGTAAccaattttgtcatttttggaaCGTTCTGTAGGGAATTTTGTTCTCTCCctgttgaagtttatttatttggGGGGATGGATTTCCTTTTTAATTCTATGGGTTATACCACGATCGTAAACGAAATATACCGGTATTTAGTAACTCCTCCCTCAACAAAATAACTCCTTATAAGGTGAATATTGATCATgattgttatgttaagaagttTTCACAGGCAGCAAAGACCTGTGCTAATCAGAAATTGAAATTATATTGGGATATGTTAAACAATGCACCATGCACCGAGAGGCTATATAGTTGACATTGTTGATTCCGAGATGACAGGAATATAACACCATTCTAGAAGGGGCGCAGGCccaaagaaattatacagaacaATATCTGTCACCGAGTTATCTAGAACTTCACATGTGGGTCGAAACAGTGCACGATatgttttatataattatattcctCCAAAGAATCTTGAAAACGATGTATTTATTCGCCATAAACTTCACTTAAAGTCTAATCCTGGTTATGTCATATGAGTCAGTGTACCGGGATGCGATTTACACAGTAGTCTATAGCTTGAGGTCCTTACAATACCGTCATAGCATTAATTCACACACGCTTTCGATATAGTATTACATACACGTGTAAAACCCCACGTAATATTTTGATAGattgttgaatatacatgtatttgataggAATATTATATTTCTGATTAGCAGTGCCAACCTTCTCCTCGCCTCGCTTGTAATCTATGTGACCTGGCGAGACTTTTGGCAAAAGCTAGTTTTCTTGTGGATACAATTAAGGTTATTTTATATACTAATTAACATACAATCTCTTTTTATTAGGCCCGCTTGGTGTCACGCCGAATGAATTCACAGAAAGGATTCACTCACTTGCATAAGATAATAACTACTTTGTCATCCGCCAATTCACAACAAAGCATAACGCAGCAAGAAGATCCGCGTGGTTTGAGGCATGATATAAATTAGTTTTTCCTATTTAGGTCTACTGTATACATAGAATCTGACACGtatagatacagtgtatatttccCAATCATTTTCCTCATTCGGTTTCATGTGtctactttcatttttgttccatcctttttttttcttaatcggCCCGACAGGAAGGAATTTACGTTTCCTCTTCACATCTATGACCCAGCTGTGGGTTACTTGAACGCAGAGATACCTTCTCGTTCCATCCAGACTTTTCTGTGGAAGTCACCAACCAACTAACTGATCACGGCAGCTGAACAAGTTGTGTCTACTGCATGCATGACCACAAAGGCAGTGATGTATGCCATGTATAATGCGTTTTCCCCTTAAAGTCAAAATGcttgaatagataaataaataaaaaatagatagatggatagatagatagatagatagatggataaatgaataaataaataaatgaataaaaaaataaatgaataaatacatgaataaatgaacaattaatgaaaaataaatacataaatgaataagtgGATAAACGAATAGGtgcataaatgaatgaatagatgaatgaatgaatgaatgaatgaaagattgaatgaataaacaaatgaatgaattattaaAACTAAATATCAATATAATTCACCTTTACCAGTTTGTCGTCACGTTAATCACACATTAACTGGAGTGTCTAACATTTCTGGCTCAAGTATAAATTGTGTTGCTATTACTGAGACCACcccctaaaaaacaaaaacaaaaacaaatcaaaacaaaaacaccacgCGAGTTAAATGACATGAGATACATTATGTACCAgcatgaattttgatacttacaCATGTGTATCAATGTAGTGCTTCTTGAAGGCTAATATCATAGAACGTGTACAGTGTATCCTtggtaaatgtacatgtaggaccAATGTCCTTACAATGTAGGAAGCCTACGTGCGATTGAAACTATGATGAAGTGGCCGTGACCATGGATAACAAAGACATATTTGATATGCAATATCAAATTATGTTCTTGTGCATTGCCGCTGAAAAATCATCATAGTCTGTAATGATGTGAAAGCTGGCATCTActcgctggaaaaaaaaatgcacattttactTGTGATTCACAATGTACCATTCACTACATTTCAatcttttcttttgtgatgtgtAGATCATGGACCTCGATAATCACcaaatgtatgaatatatgcGCAATTATGTCAAATCGGAGCCCATCAACAAAGATTAAACTGTATACTTTTCCAACATAAGTGACTCGTGCAAGCCTTGTGGAAATGTCCTTACGCATTGGGTGCGTGTacgtgtgcgtgtgcatgtgcatgtgcatgtgaaTGAGGCAGTGAATTGCTTCTGAAGGTTGATGACAATAAAAGGtagtattttttaaagtgtaTGTTTACGAGTATtagttgtttcatttttgcgCGTTGGATTATGCTCGTTTGGGGTTTATTATGACTTACCAGAAAAAGAATATTACGTGGTATATATCACAGAGGCATTGTAAAGTTGATGATTACACTCCCACTGGAGAACGCTGGAGATATTCCAAGCTATCACATGGTACATGTAATCCTTTCCCATGATGTTGCACAAGTTTTGTCCTTCACGCCATTTCAAGATACAAAATACCGTATAGCCATAGCCCGTTTTGTGTCACTGATTAAAGAAAAAGTGTTGGGAGGCACTGTCGTAAGGGGAAAGACATAACTACATGTAGTCTACTGGAGCAGAAGTTATACTGGCAGCATATAATATTCACTCTATCCTTCAGGAGAAAGGGGatgactagtaactgatcagtgggaatcagtgggaatgctgggagatggttgttccaattcttgtgggattcatttaagagtacattatatatatattgttgtgtgaaattatttgcttcagaacggtctcatattcaagtattgTGCAGTTTaagccccgtcactgtacaggcatgctaaccttgaaacattaaactgcacatatacttgaatatgagaccattctgaagcaaacattattttcacacaacaatagatatataatgtactcttaaatgaatcccataaggattggaacaatcatcccccagcattcccactgatcagttactagccatcccctttcaGACTTGCTGACGAAAAGAAAAACGTCCAAAAAAGAGGGTCATGGATATGCAACAGCTCAAGGTTGACAGTGTCATCTTGAATACCATTCAGAACATATGAATCAAAGtgaatgaaaattacacatacgcacagacacacacacacacgtacaaacacacacacatacttttttgttttatgatattctttatttgaatttcattcaatatcaggtcCATGTTAATAACGAAattaatatgaacaaaaaaaaaaaaaagcagctgtattcttctctcttgtgctgctaaatatTTTCCCAACATAAagagtacaatatatatatatatatatatttaattaattatttttttttaatcataccaTGTTTATATaagagaaatgacatgaaattctggACTCTCAGAAAAAGCTGCCTTGATCAACTTAATCAACCCAATCCGTCTCTGcctcattacacacacacacacacacgcacacgcacacacacacacacacatcaaccaTCTACTATCTGACACCAGAACAAAAGGAAAATTCATTCATAATGAACAACCCAAGATAAGTGACCCATCCCCTACTGAACAGATTCTGAGCCCCCTACAGATTCTGTAGATAACCACCTACTGAGTGTATGCTCAAAACAATTGGTAAATTTGCCTCTACAAGTTCCTTCTTGGAATTGACTAACacattaaaggggacctccggatgattttcagacttttacatttgaacaactataaattagtcaaactgagtacagagtttcagaatttgtagtgattgggataaggaatgagaatgtgtccaaaatttataacaaattacaatgaacaaggatgatgacatgacagcctcaccataagaatgcacgagttggggctcaagggaggagaacaaaagaagaaggcatgcatacatttttcacaggtgaacttgttgagcaagtggtattgtaatggaattacactgctacatttctgaaatatatgaggctctgatgtcatcaacactgttcagtgtaatttgtttaagattctCAATTtgttggtttctctgctcaaggaccacaataaattccacgaatctatataTGGCGCTGTtgatactacatgatgtgaaattatgaaaatcgtccggaatgcccctttaaatgcTCAGTcttcacacaacacacatactcacaaaTTCAAAGTCATCATTACATAGCAGCAATATGGCACATATTTTGTGGTAGCATATGTGCTATGTGTAGTCTCCATTACATTGTGGTAAAATCATctatgaaatatacatgtactacatgtataatatgagCTGAAAGCCACAATATTTTCAACAATTTACTCTACAACCACAGTCTTCTACAGAGGAACcattttgaagtacaatgtagctgtttttattcaagatttcattTGAAGCACATGAAATAGAAAATGTTCATGATTACAGTGAAATACAAGAATTTGCTCAATATAAAAATCTGCTTaccaatcaccccccccccctcctcaaaagaagaagaagaaaaaaaaaaaagatacatgtacatgtacaatctcAACTGACAAGAAATTGCATTTTCCATGCACAAACATAACTTTCCCACTGACATACCTTTTATCCAAGAGcattgcatgatttttttttttatttcacatacaAGTGATTCACATACATTttgtttctatatatatatatatatcttaaaatTCAAgcacatatttttgtattcaaaatgaaaaCCCCCCCAAATCTGAGCACTCTATGTCAAAGTACTGAACTTCATCACAAATGAAGTCAGTACTTACAATTACAGTGTGCATTATAAAATTCATACTCAAGGGAAATTACCAATCAAATCTATGACCCTCTCAACATATGACTGAGTGGTAAAGCTACAATCTTGACAGAATTACATTAAACATGCAATATACCTTGTATAATATACCCATACAAAAATTATCAATGCAGATACAAATCTACAGGACTGCTATGATAATTCTGTTTTTCTACACACAAAATATCATCTTTGTTCCTTTTTCCTTGACTAAACCTCACATATTTCACATGCTGGTTTTGGAAATGCAGAGTTCTAAAATGCATACTTGTGTGGTCTACCATGAGCATATAATTATAAAGAGCTctgaactacatttttcatgcTGTTTTCCATGTTAAACCAAACTTATGTGTTTCTATGACCTATGGAGGTAGCTGATGAGAGTGAACTAGtggtagcagcagcagcatggCTTGGCATGAGGGTTCCATGTACCATAACACAGGGTTGGTACAGCTTATGCTCCATGGTGTTGTGAACACTTTACAAAGTCCCTGGCAAAGAAAGGATTAAGAGCCAAGGGGCCCTGGACTACCTTTCCCATTATCACTTTCTGTCATATCAACGGATAGACTATATTCACCAGTCTGAATAATTGCTCAATCTCCCTTTCTCCACAAACGGGAAGAAAAGATATATACACTGGGATTCTATACCACTAATACTGGCTGATACAAACTTGTGCCAGGTAAtgcataccatgacagtaaaagacagaaaaaccCTCTGGAGAAGAAGATAAAAGGCATACAGTGACAGAGTTGTCACAGTACATGTtcatggcaaaaaaagaaaaaaaaaagaagaaaaaagaaaaagaaaacacaaacaagcagACACAGAAGTTAAAATTCATATTGCTTTGAAATGCCATGAATATGTATATCACTACACCTTCAGCTGCATATCCCTAggcaatgcaaaaaaaaaatcaatcaaaattgtgaaggtataaaaacattcataactagaaatgtcgctatggcgactgatgcctccgccataatgcatgattctcccaataggtgtatggtacaatgtcttcacaatgtgttatgacagtttcacaaaactaacaaaatattgaaatgacaggtttgtcagaaatatcttgaatgttcactttccttgaactagatttgctataattgtctaagagtgcaggtatctgtatttggggaattgagaatttttacttgacttctgacctacccttttataagtttatgcattgagtaattttcaaggtatgaagaaagagtgtaatcacagtataatatatatatatatatatatatatatatttgcatttaaacctgacctttgacctttgaccttctggctggaaatttctcagagaatctccatcagggaatacatgtatatatcaagttttagttttaaaaataataatgtaagcattgcatatactagtatatgagggaaatagtaaaattttgaggagttgaccttgacctttgaccccctgactagtgacccatgacctctacattccctagaaaatccctgccagtcagtacatgtgtatgtaccaagttccatgaagatacattgaaccatttgcaagaaaagtgaaattgtaacatattcacctaacctttgaccttttgacctttgaccttatgacatgaaactctctctggagaatctttatgcaggagtacatgtctacactaagtttcaagataatacctttgggcattgcatggatatgggggaaatagcaacgtttttagcatttgaccttgaccttatgacctttgacctcttgccaatgtcactaaaatcttctcaactaattgcccatcatacatcatccttggaccaagtttggtgaaagctgcttcatccagttttgagttatcacgtaaacagataaattttaggatttgaccttgatatttgacctttgacctctgtccaatttcactcaaaaactaatcaagtaattgtcccatcatacatcatcctcagacaaattttggtgaaatttgctgaatccagtcttgagttatcgcgtaaacagatacaatttaatgatttgaccttgacctttgacctttggccgatttcacccaaaatctaatcaattaattgccccatcatactttatacttggaccaagtttggtaaaattccagtcaatattactcaagttatcgcgtaaacgaatgcgaacggacgtacgtacggacggacggacggacaacccgaaaacataatgcctccggcaccacttcgtggcggaggcataaaaatgctgGAAGGCCATGAAACATGGTTATACCCTTAAAACATTCCTACCGTCATGATATTCACTGCTTTTATAATGCTGAGCTTACCCATACGAAATTGTATTTGTGTCTGTTGTCTATTTACCTGGTACAAACGCATGCAGAAATCACTGCTGCATTTGAATCACAAGCCTGGGTACATGATTGGCACAAAGACCTAATGCATATCACATGACATCAGTTATGGGTatcatgttttcttcttccGCCCTCTCAATGTTGTGCACCCATATGTCACAGAAACAGTATAACTTTGTACATCCACAAAAGTGTTCAATGCTGTGGATAATAGCTAGTCAAAGAAGGTGTCTTACTTTGTGTACACATTAAAGCAGCCATATATCTTATACTAGCTACCTCGGCGCGCGCTGCGCGCGCGCCTCGGCAGCTAGGCTTGGCGCTACGCGCCTCGGCGTCCCTTGTCAAGTATAgcgaggtgcccgcacctcgtcaggggcccgaataccgtcaccccgcttaaaattgttttaagcacactaaacaaaaatttatgaccgggaatgtgttcagtacgctggaaacttggcagggccaccacaaccaagcaaattgtggtgaaaaccgaacagttttcgcgaaaatctgaaacaTCCAGCGTGGGGTGCATTATTTAtgaccaaaagagggcgtcctacGACCTCAGACTTAGCCAAGGAGCTGTAGAATAATTTTAGCCAATCACAGAGATCCTTCATGGACTCAGAAAAATTATTACAagcaaagaaatgtattttagaATGTCTCTTATTGGCCAAAACACCTACCAGGGGTTCGAGCCTGCTGAGAAAgtaatcaatattcatgtttacagcgcgcatgtatctttgttgccccagcaactgcagtgatttcttacgcgcggtatcgtgatatcgatcGATCTCCTCCACCGAGTGCGTGGGTGGTGGATATCTGATTACCTAGCTGTGTGTGTCGAATTCCATCTACGTTAGTGAGTGTTGCGTAACTTCTCTAGCTTTCCCGTCcatttctccctcttttttctcttttgctttcgtatcattctatatctttaattctcagagtacaatcgtacttctgagattgttttgttcattattttaagtgattatctcgtttgcaacaatttagaggtgagtttttgttcgagtgtttgttgagttttttgattgaacacgatgtagattatttacgtgtgtgcgagaacatcgTTCTTTatatggtacccactcgtttgttttcgAGTAAGCATTTTTACTGTAAAGTGttttcatcgttcgtcttccaggcatcgggttttcaccctagttttcctcatcgtagttttttacctcgattttttttttccggtgccagatgttctgtgtatttttttctacggTGAAATACCACTGTCGATAGTCTTCGTGCATTCATTActtgttttccacctccgtttcatttttgtgtataacTAATGTATAGCTATGTctcgtttgctgatgtgttttgtgagagtgaa includes these proteins:
- the LOC140231102 gene encoding lysosomal acid glucosylceramidase-like is translated as MVHKTQHKLVHMSKSVPQAFQDSDCVFRQFPDASSYVCECSANFCDTIEEYALNDGNFVVFTSGKRGYRLDKEEYPIRNFALPDDGITITVDKSRKYQSILGFGGSFTDSAALNLYNLSAPAQDNLLRAYFSEDGIEYTLGRVPMASCDFSTREYSYADTPDDFELETFALVEEDIVYKIPMIKRALEMSSRNVNLIGSAWSSPGWMKTNGAMKGGGRLYGLPGGQYYKTWALYFAKFLEAYQENEVEMWALTGGNEPTAGLFPNYKWQCLFFSPSLQRDFIKRDLGPTLHERGHGDVKLLIMDDQRFLLPRWAQVVLEDAEAAAYVSGIGIHWYWDEIVDASRLNETHHAYPDYFMLATEACEGHLNREEEVILGSWERGEAYSYSIIEDLSNWVAGWIDWNLALDLIGGPNWVGNFVDSPIIVDAKNDVFYKQPMYYHLGHFSKFVVPGSLRVGSEADQDRRVEHIAFQLPDGNMALVVLNRKEFTFPLHIYDPAVGYLNAEIPSRSIQTFLWKSPTN